In Halobacterium noricense, the genomic stretch ACTCGACGCCGACGTCCCCGACGACGTGGCGGGCGCGCTCGCGGACCTCGAAGCCGACGCCACCGACATCGTCGGCACCGCGATGGAGGCACTGTTTACCGACGACCCGGAGGAAGCGACCCAGCTCGCTAACGCGGCCCGCGCGGACGTCCGCGCCATCGACGAACACACCCGCGCCATCGACGACCTCCTCCACGACCTCGACCCCCACCACGCCCAGCACCTCGGGCTCGTCGTCGACTCCCTCTCGCGGAGCGCCGACTACGGCGGCAACATCGCCGAGACCGCGCTCCAGAAGTCCGCGCCCACGCCCGACCCGTGACGCCGTACAGCCAGGACCGTGTAAGTTCTGCCGGCGTCCGTGACTACTGACACCGGCACTCGATATCCACAAACCTATACGTGACAGCGTTGATTCCGAGCGTATGAGCGAGGACTTCCCCGACTACCTCGACGTCGACTACACGGACGGTGAAGGCGAATCCCCCGAGGACTACCCCACGCTCGAAGACAAAATCGAGAAGGCAATCGAAGTCACGCGCAAGGGCCTCGAAGAGTACGACAACCCCGCCATCATGTGGACCGGCGGGAAGGACTCCACGCTCACGCTGTACTTCGTCAAGGAGGTCGCCGAGCAGTTCGATCTCGAAGTGCCGCCGACCATCTTCATCGACCACTTCCAGCACTTCGACGAACTCCACGACTTCGTCGACCACTGGGCCGACGAGTGGGACCTCGACGTCGTCTACGCCCGCAACGAGGACGTCGGCGACTACGTCGACGAGAACGACCTCGAACCCGGCGACGACATCCCCATCGACGCGCTCGACGAACAGAACCAGCACCACGTCCGCGACCTCCTCGAATACGAGGAGGACTCGTTCCCGTTCCTGCTGGACACCTACGTCGGCAACCACCTCCTGAAGACCGTCGCGCTCAACAACGCCCTCGAAGAGCACGACGTCGACGGCATCCTCTCGGGCATCCGCTGGGACGAACAGGAAGCCCGCGCCGACGAGACGTTCTTCAGCCCGCGCCACGACCCCGACGTCTACCCGCCGCACGACCGCGTCCAGCCGATTCTCCAGTTCGACGAAGCCGCCGTCTGGGACGCCTTCTGGTTCTACGTCGTCCCCGAGACCGTCGAAGACTACCCCGACGAGGGCTACGTCCCACAGGACTACGACGACCTCCCGAACGGCCTCACGCACGAGGACGTCCCCGTCTCCCCCAAGTACTTCAAGGGCTTCCGCTCGCTCGGCAGCGAAATCTCCACCGACAAATCCGCCGACGAGCCCGCCTGGCTGCAGGACCTCGAAAATACTACCGAGCGCGCAGGCCGCGCCCAGGACAAAGAAGACCTCATGGAGCGCCTGCGCGACCTCGGGTACATGTAAACGCACTTTTTGCTGCGCTCGGCGGCCTCCGGCCGCCTCACTGGCAAAAACTTGCGGCAAAAGCACTCCTCGCTCCCGATGGTCAGTCGTCGGCCCGCGCTCGTTCGCTGCTCACGGCTCGCTTTGCTCGCCGTTCGCCCAGAACGAGGCGCTTCGCGCCTCGCACCGCTCACTCGCGCGGTGAACCGCTCGCCTCGGGTCTTTCAGACCACTCGGCTCGCGGATGCTTGTTACGTCTCTTCTCGGTTCAGCGAAGGCGCGTCCGGTGGCGATTC encodes the following:
- a CDS encoding phosphoadenosine phosphosulfate reductase family protein gives rise to the protein MSEDFPDYLDVDYTDGEGESPEDYPTLEDKIEKAIEVTRKGLEEYDNPAIMWTGGKDSTLTLYFVKEVAEQFDLEVPPTIFIDHFQHFDELHDFVDHWADEWDLDVVYARNEDVGDYVDENDLEPGDDIPIDALDEQNQHHVRDLLEYEEDSFPFLLDTYVGNHLLKTVALNNALEEHDVDGILSGIRWDEQEARADETFFSPRHDPDVYPPHDRVQPILQFDEAAVWDAFWFYVVPETVEDYPDEGYVPQDYDDLPNGLTHEDVPVSPKYFKGFRSLGSEISTDKSADEPAWLQDLENTTERAGRAQDKEDLMERLRDLGYM